The Palleronia sp. THAF1 genome contains the following window.
CGGCGGCCGATCCTGCTGATCACCCTGTCGGTCATGGCGCTGGACTACATCATCGTCGCACTGGCCGGAAACATCTGGGTGCTGTTGGCCGCGCGGATCATGGGGGGTATCGCGTCCTCGACACGGTCGGTGGCGACCGCCTTCATCGCCGACATATCGACGCCCGAACAGAAAGCCGCGCGCTTCGGTCTTGTTGGCGCGGCCTTCGGGTTGGGCTTCGTTGCGGGGCCGCTTCTGGGCGGAGTGCTGGCCGAATTCGGCACTCGCGCGCCGTTTTGGGCCGCTGCGAGTCTGGCGCTGGCGAACATGATCCTTGGCGTGATCGTGCTGCCGGAAACCGTGACCGACAGCATCCGCCGCAAGTTCCACTGGAAGCGCGCCAACCCGTTGGGGGCGCTTCTGGATCTGGGCCGTCAGGAACGCGTGGGTCGCCTGACGTTCCTGTTCTTCCTCTATCAGACCGCCTTCTTCGTCTATCCCGCGATCTGGGCCTACTTCGCGGAAGAGCGCTTTGGCTGGGGACCGCGCAGCATCGGGTTGTCGCTGGGGCTGTTCGGCATCTCGCTGGCCGTGGTGCAGGGGGCGCTGATCCGGTTGGTTCTGAAGTATCTGGGCGACCGGCGGACGGTCCTATGGGGGATCGTGTTCAACGGCGTCGCGTTCCTGGCGCTTGGTCTGGTGACGAGCGGCACGGTGGCGCTGATCCTGACCCCGCTCGCCGCCTTGGGCGCCGTAGTGATCCCCGCGCTACAGGCGATGATGAGTCGGGCAATCCCGGACAACAGCCAAGGCGGGTTGCAGGGGCTGCTGACCAGCGCCGGGGCA
Protein-coding sequences here:
- a CDS encoding TCR/Tet family MFS transporter produces the protein MRTRLPLIFIFITLMIDAMGIGLVIPVMPSLIREIEGGTIAQAALWGGIFATAYAGMQFLCGPLLGTLSDQYGRRPILLITLSVMALDYIIVALAGNIWVLLAARIMGGIASSTRSVATAFIADISTPEQKAARFGLVGAAFGLGFVAGPLLGGVLAEFGTRAPFWAAASLALANMILGVIVLPETVTDSIRRKFHWKRANPLGALLDLGRQERVGRLTFLFFLYQTAFFVYPAIWAYFAEERFGWGPRSIGLSLGLFGISLAVVQGALIRLVLKYLGDRRTVLWGIVFNGVAFLALGLVTSGTVALILTPLAALGAVVIPALQAMMSRAIPDNSQGGLQGLLTSAGALAMIVSPLIMSNIFWLATAETTPFYLPGAPFLLSMVLMGVCVWVFLSRKRMTS